One genomic segment of Streptomyces liangshanensis includes these proteins:
- a CDS encoding lysylphosphatidylglycerol synthase transmembrane domain-containing protein, with product MALLHPSVPPGGLLRRLPVRRILMVLPLVAVGVWVVLHRSLIVSGGRELLTADRFWLLAAVTATGLGWVAVSFTRQGTVLERLPAGRLLATQFAAGAANHLLPAGLGAGAVNLRFLRRCGLPLSRSSASLALYLLAESVGRVVLLLVLLAAFPRALRLDGLVPDGAVLPLATAAAGAVAAAVLVLFAVRPLRRLVRDFLRVALTEARSLHTRPARALALWGGSLAFPALQAAGLVAVALALDVPVPAVHVAVAYLAASVAAAAVPTPGGIGSVDAALVVALVTAGASVAVATSAVLGFRIITVWLPLVPGALVLGHLVRRRVV from the coding sequence ATGGCCCTACTTCACCCGTCCGTCCCCCCGGGCGGCCTCCTCCGGCGCCTCCCGGTGCGCCGGATCCTCATGGTCCTGCCGCTCGTGGCGGTCGGCGTCTGGGTCGTCCTGCACCGGTCGCTCATCGTCTCCGGCGGCCGGGAACTGCTCACGGCCGACCGCTTCTGGCTGCTCGCCGCCGTGACGGCGACCGGGCTCGGGTGGGTGGCGGTGTCCTTCACCCGGCAGGGGACGGTCCTGGAGAGACTGCCCGCCGGACGGCTCCTGGCCACGCAGTTCGCCGCCGGAGCCGCCAACCACCTGCTGCCCGCCGGGCTCGGCGCGGGCGCGGTCAATCTGCGCTTCCTGCGCCGCTGCGGCCTCCCGCTGTCCCGTTCCTCGGCCTCGCTCGCGCTCTACCTGCTGGCCGAGTCCGTCGGGCGCGTGGTCCTCCTCCTCGTCCTGCTGGCCGCGTTTCCCCGGGCGCTGCGCCTGGACGGCCTCGTCCCGGACGGGGCCGTGCTGCCGCTCGCCACGGCGGCGGCCGGGGCGGTGGCCGCCGCCGTCCTCGTCCTGTTCGCGGTGCGCCCCCTGCGCCGCCTCGTCCGCGACTTCCTGCGCGTCGCGCTGACCGAGGCGCGCAGCCTGCACACCCGGCCGGCCCGCGCGCTGGCCCTGTGGGGCGGTTCGCTGGCCTTCCCCGCCCTCCAGGCGGCCGGGCTGGTCGCGGTGGCGCTGGCGCTCGACGTGCCCGTACCGGCGGTCCACGTCGCCGTCGCCTACCTCGCGGCGAGCGTGGCGGCGGCCGCCGTACCGACCCCGGGCGGCATCGGTTCGGTGGACGCCGCCCTGGTCGTGGCCCTGGTGACGGCGGGCGCGTCGGTGGCCGTCGCCACCTCGGCGGTGCTCGGCTTCCGCATCATCACGGTCTGGCTCCCGCTGGTCCCCGGCGCGCTGGTCCTCGGCCACCTGGTCCGCAGGAGGGTCGTCTGA
- the hemC gene encoding hydroxymethylbilane synthase: MSAPTLIRIVSRDSPMALAQVERVRAELGLLHPGIATEVVPVKTTGDKWMGDLSQVEGKGAFTKEVDAALLDGEADLAVHCVKDVPADRPLPAGTVFAAFLRRDDIRDALVHPGGLTLDELPAGTRIGTSSVRRIAQLAASHPDLECVPFRGNANRRLEKLAAGEADALLLAAAGLGRIGREDVISEILSPDTMCPPIGAGILALQCREGDTELIDTVSDLGDPDTYREATAERMFLHVLQGHCNSPIAGYARAERGGELSLRARVFTPDGKTVLNAHEWAGRLDPATLGTSVAVALLRQGARELIDSIAH; this comes from the coding sequence ATGTCCGCTCCCACGCTGATCCGCATCGTCTCCCGCGACTCGCCCATGGCCCTCGCCCAGGTGGAACGAGTCCGTGCCGAACTGGGGCTGCTGCACCCCGGCATCGCCACCGAGGTCGTCCCGGTCAAGACCACCGGCGACAAGTGGATGGGCGATCTGTCCCAGGTCGAGGGCAAGGGGGCGTTCACCAAGGAGGTCGACGCGGCCCTGCTCGACGGGGAGGCCGACCTGGCCGTGCACTGTGTGAAGGACGTACCCGCCGACCGGCCGCTGCCCGCCGGCACCGTCTTCGCCGCCTTCCTCCGCCGGGACGACATCCGCGACGCGCTCGTCCACCCCGGCGGCCTCACGCTCGACGAGCTGCCCGCCGGCACCAGGATCGGTACGTCCTCGGTCCGCCGGATCGCCCAACTCGCCGCGTCCCACCCGGACCTGGAGTGCGTCCCGTTCCGCGGCAACGCCAACCGCCGGCTGGAGAAGCTCGCCGCGGGCGAGGCCGACGCGCTGCTCCTCGCCGCCGCGGGGCTCGGGCGCATCGGCCGTGAGGACGTCATCTCCGAGATCCTGTCGCCCGACACGATGTGTCCCCCGATCGGCGCGGGCATCCTCGCCCTCCAGTGCCGCGAGGGCGACACGGAGCTCATCGACACGGTCAGTGACCTCGGCGACCCCGACACGTACCGGGAGGCCACCGCCGAACGGATGTTCCTCCACGTCCTCCAGGGACACTGCAACAGCCCGATCGCCGGGTACGCGCGGGCCGAGCGCGGCGGCGAACTCTCGCTGCGGGCCCGGGTGTTCACCCCCGACGGCAAAACCGTCCTCAACGCCCACGAGTGGGCAGGCCGGTTGGATCCGGCGACTCTCGGCACATCCGTGGCGGTAGCACTCCTCCGGCAGGGCGCGCGCGAGCTGATCGACAGCATCGCGCACTGA
- a CDS encoding M4 family metallopeptidase produces MRLVASTSRKNAVRVAALAASAAMVAVAFQSGPAVAQPDAARDSGAVAVPFTAAQRVTAIQSAQADTTSEAKTLGLGAQEKLVVKDVIKDADGTVHTRYERTFAGLPVLGGDLVVHESPAGKQTVTKATSAKIAVATTDAAVTASGAKSTALKAASAEKTAKADAGTAPRKVVWAADGTPVLAWETVVKGFQPDGTPSELHVVTDAATGKELFRDEAIETGTGTGKYNGTVPLTTTKSGSTYNLTDGSRGGHKTYDLNQKTSGTGTLFTDADDVWSGGRQTAAVDIAYGAAETWDFYKNVLGRNGIKNNGVASYSRAHYGNSYVNAFWDDSCFCMTYGDGAGNANALTSIDVAAHEMSHGLTAATAKLAYSAESGGLNEATSDIFGTAVEFYSNTSTDPGDYLIGEKININGDGTPLRYQDKPSKDGASKDAWSSTLKNLDVHYSSGPANHFFYLLSEGSGAKTINGVSYNSPTSNGSTVTGIGRDKAVQIWYKALTTYMTSSTNYAKARTATLSAAGALYGTTSAEYKAVGAAWSAVNVA; encoded by the coding sequence GTGAGACTCGTAGCTTCCACCTCCCGCAAGAACGCCGTCCGCGTCGCCGCGCTCGCCGCGTCGGCCGCGATGGTGGCCGTGGCCTTCCAGAGCGGGCCGGCCGTCGCCCAGCCCGACGCCGCCCGTGACAGCGGAGCCGTCGCCGTACCGTTCACCGCCGCACAGCGGGTGACCGCCATCCAGTCCGCCCAGGCGGACACGACGAGCGAGGCCAAGACCCTCGGTCTCGGCGCGCAGGAGAAGCTGGTCGTCAAGGACGTCATCAAGGACGCCGACGGCACCGTCCACACCCGTTACGAGCGGACCTTCGCGGGTCTGCCCGTGCTCGGCGGCGACCTCGTCGTCCACGAGAGCCCGGCCGGCAAGCAGACCGTCACCAAGGCGACCTCGGCGAAGATAGCCGTGGCCACCACCGACGCGGCGGTCACCGCCTCCGGCGCCAAGTCGACCGCGCTCAAGGCGGCGTCGGCGGAGAAGACCGCCAAGGCCGACGCGGGCACCGCGCCCCGCAAGGTCGTCTGGGCCGCCGACGGCACGCCCGTGCTCGCCTGGGAGACCGTCGTCAAGGGCTTCCAGCCCGACGGCACCCCGAGCGAACTGCACGTCGTCACCGACGCGGCCACCGGCAAGGAACTGTTCCGCGACGAGGCCATCGAGACCGGCACCGGCACGGGCAAGTACAACGGCACCGTCCCGCTGACGACCACCAAGAGCGGCAGCACGTACAACCTCACCGACGGTTCCCGCGGCGGCCACAAGACGTACGACCTCAACCAGAAGACGAGCGGCACCGGCACGCTCTTCACCGACGCGGACGACGTCTGGAGCGGCGGCCGCCAGACCGCCGCCGTGGACATCGCCTACGGCGCGGCCGAGACCTGGGACTTCTACAAGAACGTCCTCGGCCGCAACGGCATCAAGAACAACGGTGTCGCGTCCTACTCCCGCGCCCACTACGGCAACAGCTACGTGAACGCGTTCTGGGACGACAGCTGCTTCTGCATGACGTACGGCGACGGCGCGGGCAACGCGAACGCGCTCACGTCGATCGACGTCGCCGCCCACGAGATGAGCCACGGCCTCACCGCGGCCACGGCGAAGCTGGCGTACTCGGCGGAGTCCGGCGGTCTCAACGAGGCCACCTCCGACATCTTCGGCACCGCCGTCGAGTTCTACTCCAACACCTCCACCGACCCGGGCGACTACCTCATCGGTGAGAAGATCAACATCAACGGCGACGGCACGCCGCTGCGCTACCAGGACAAGCCGAGCAAGGACGGCGCCTCCAAGGACGCCTGGTCGTCGACGCTGAAGAACCTCGACGTCCACTACTCCTCGGGCCCGGCCAACCACTTCTTCTACCTGCTGTCCGAGGGCAGCGGCGCGAAGACGATCAACGGCGTGAGCTACAACAGCCCCACGTCCAACGGATCGACGGTCACCGGCATCGGCCGGGACAAGGCCGTCCAGATCTGGTACAAGGCGCTCACCACGTACATGACGTCGAGCACCAACTACGCGAAGGCGCGCACCGCGACGCTGAGCGCGGCCGGCGCGCTGTACGGCACCACCAGCGCCGAGTACAAGGCCGTCGGCGCCGCGTGGAGCGCCGTCAACGTCGCCTGA